The Thalassotalea sediminis genome includes the window CATGTGTTTTTTCTCGGTGTTATCGTGTCATTATACAAATTGGTCGACATTGCTGATGTTGCCATTGGCGCCGGAATTGCAAGTTTAGTCATGCTGTTAATGTGTTCCACAATGCTATCTGTTTGCATTGATTATCGTTATTTATGGACCGAATTGGAGCGTTCCCATGAATAAAACAGCGTTATCATTAGGCTTCGGTAGCTGCCCAAGATGTCAAAAAGTTAATAAAATGCACAATGAACGACAACAATGTTCAAGATGTCACTACTGGTTTCACGCACGTAAACCCAATAGCATACAAAAAACAATGGCATGGACAATTACCGCTTTAGTCCTTTTCGTACCTGCTAATTTATATCCAATGATGGTGTTAAATACTTTAGGTAAAACGGAGTCTTCCACTATCTTGCAAGGTATTTCTGCGTTTGTTCAGGTCGGTCATTATCCAATTGCTATCATTATTTTTATCGCTAGTTTTATCATTCCGTTGGGAAAAATTATTGGCTTGTTTATCTTAATCTATAACGTGAAACATAAAACTAATATAAACCTTAAAAGGCAAAGCCATTTATTTCATATCGTTGAAAAAATAGGTCCCTGGTCAATGCTTGACGTTTTTGTTGTTGTCGTTATGGCATCGGTCGTTAATTTAGGTTTTCTCAGTAATATTGAAGTGGCGATCGGTGCAAGTTATTTCGCATTAATGGTAATAGCGACCCTGATGGCGGCAAATAGTTTTGACCCCAGATTATTGTGGGATAATAAGCCCCTAACTAAAGAGCAAGTTTATGAGCAATAAAGAACATCGCCCACTTGATGCGATAATTTCTCCTAAAGAAGGGGTTTCAGCTGTTTGGCTTGTACCCGTTATCGCCTTATTATTTGGAGCATGGTTGCTGATCAAAGCAGTCTACGAACGTGGCGTGTATATCACTGTACAATTTAACAATGCTAGCGGCATTGTCGTTGGTAAAACCGAGGTTAGATATAAAGGTCTACCCATTGGGGTTGTTCGACAAGTAGAAGTGACTGATGATCTACAAAGCTTATTAGTAAAAATTGAAATGGTTTCGAGCAGTGAAGAGTTACTGACGAATAATACTAAATTTTGGTATGTCACAGCAGATGTGTCTTTTCAAGGAGTAACAGGTTTAGATACTTTACTCTCTGGTAGTTATATTAGAGTGCAACCAGATCTAGAACACAGAGGTAATCCTTCACGCTTTTTTGTCGCGTTAAATGAAGCCCCTGAACTTGAGAAATCGACCCCAGGTCTGCATCTAACCCTAAAAACGCAATCTCTTGGCTCTATTAATAAAAACTCACCTGTTACTTTTAAACAAATACCTGTTGGTAATGTATCAGGCGTCCAATACAACATTGATGATGGCACAGTAGATATTTCAGTATTTATTAAGCCAGAACATGCTTATCTCGTAAAAGAAAATTCAATTTTTTGGAATGCAAGTGGCTTTGAATTTACTGGCTCTTTAACCTCAGGCATTAAAGTCAAAACAGAATCAATTGGCACAATTATTTCGGGGGGCATTGCCTTTGACGATCCTAAATTTTCTACCCCCTTGCCGCCTGCCAAGTCAGGCGATGAATTTGTACTACATCCAGACTTTCAAACGGCTGAAATGGGGCATGAAATAACATTAATGTTAGATTGGGATACCGGTATCGATCGCGGCGCATTAATAGAATATCAAGGGTTAACGCTAGGGGTTATTGATGCCTTTAGTAAAATAGACCCGAAAACTCGAAAAATTACCGCGCTTGCTAAAGTCAGCCCTCGAGTTGTGCCTTACCTTACCAGTGACTCTCAATTTTATACAGTAACACCTGAATTTGATCTTGGCGGCGTGACCAATTTACACACGCTATTAAAAGGGCCTCATTTAAGCTTAAGGCCCTCACTTAAAGGCGAACCTCAAACAACATTTAATGTCTATGCCCATCGACCTGCCTACACATACGATGAACCTGGCTTACATTTAATGTTAACAACCAACAAAATGAGCTCACTCAAAGTGGGCACAAATATTTACTTCAAGAAACAAGTTGTAGGTTCTATTCAAGCCATTGAAAATAAAACCTCCGAAGAAGTGCTCGTTCATATTCATATTAAAGAAAAATACAAACAGTATGTCACAAGCAACACACGCTTTTGGAATACCAGTGGCATCAAAGTAACAGCAGGTATACAAGGTCTAGCACTTAAAGCTAATTCACTACAGTCTATATTAGCAGGAGGGATATCTTTTGGCACCCTAACAAAAGGCTCTACTCAACCAGTAAAAAATGGTGATGTATTCCCTCTACTTGCTAATCGAAAAATAGCTAAACAGTCACTCCCTATCACCCTTTCCGTTAATGATATAAAGGGAGTAAAAATGGGTACCCGTGTAATTTATCGTGGTCACGTTATTGGCTCAGTACATTCAATAGCACATGGTCAAGAATACCATCAGCTCGCCATTGGTTTATTACCAGAGTTTGATTACCTCCTGAAAAGCTCAACCAAATTTTGGCTTGTCGATCCAAAGTTGTCACTCTCAGGTATCACAGATACTGATGCGCTATTTGGCGGCAATTATATTGCGGTTGCAGAAGGGAAAGGCGAGGTTACTAACAAATTTGTCCTACATTTAAACCCTCCGGCTTTAGATACCAGTGCAAGAGGGCTGCAGTTAACACTTATTTCGTCTACAGGTACTCGACTCGTACCTGGCAACCCTATTGACTATAAAGGTATTGAAGTAGGAAGAATTGACAGCTTAGCGCTAAGTGAAGCAGGCGATGAAACACGCATTTCTATTTCAATCTATGAACAGTATCAGCACCTTATTAATCACCACACTCGATTTTATAGCGCTAGCGGCCTAACAATAACAACTAGCTTAACGGGCTTCGCCTTGAATGCAGAATCCGCAGAAACTATTTTGCGTGGAGGGTTAAGTTTTTATAATCCTAAATCAGATGCACAACCAATAACCCAAGAGGGTGAGCGCTTTACACTCTTTAGCGATTTCGATGAAGCAAAAATGGCAGGTAAAGCAATCAAGATAAAATTTGCTCGCATTACAGGCTTAAAACCTGGACTAAGTATTAAATTTCATCAACAAAAAATAGGCACTATTTCATATGTTGACTTCGCAAGCCAAACACAAGGTGCAATAGCCTATGGATACCTAAATGACTATGGTAAAAAGTTTGCGGTTGAAGGCTCAAGGTTTTATTACGAAGAAGCAAAACTCGGTTTAGTTGGCAATAAACATATTGGTGCCGCTTTGCAAGGAGGGTTCATCGCCGTATCGCCCGGCAACGGTCCCCCTAAAGCAGATTTTATTGCCACTAATTCACCACCTGCGATAACTGCTTTGCCTTTTGGATTAAATATTACCTTGGTTGCAAATTCTTTGGGATCTGTTCGCGTAGGAAACCCTGTACTTTATAAACAAGTGCCAGTAGGCAGCGTAATTGGTATAGATTTGGCCGAAAGTGCTGATAAAGTAAATATATATGTAAACATCGAAAAGCGATACCGCACGTTAGTGACGAGCGAAACACAATTTTGGAATACCAGTGGCTTTAATATGGAAGCAGGTTTGTTTGCTGGCGTTACTATTGAGTCTGAATCGTTAGAAACGATTATGTCTGGTGGTATTGCTTTTGCAACTCCAAAACCGTCGACAAAAAGTAACCAAGTACTACCGCCAACGTTTAAACTGCATCAATCAATGAAAAAAGAATGGCGTTCTTGGTCACCCAAAATAGAACTGATAAGCCATTAACGAATGTCTATTTAGCGAGATGACTCAATACTGGGTGTATTGCAGTATTATTTCGCTATTTTGACAACACACCCTGGGCAACACAAAAAAATAACAATAGAATTCAACAACATAGTTAACGGCGTGTTTTTTGCTAAACTTTAATTACCTCTTCAATGATAAAAATAAAAATGATGAACACAACGCAAGCAGGCTTAACACCCATTAAAAACCCCCAACGTATTCATATGTTAGACGTTATTAGAGGCTTTGCCTTGATCGGCATATTATTTATGAATATTGAATGGTTTAATCGTCCAGATACTGACTTATTACAATTCGACTATAACCAAACTGGCTTAGATTATGGCGCAAGTTGGCTAGTAAAAGTGTTTGTAGAAGGCAAATTCTATAAACTGTTTTCGTTACTATTTGGTATGGGATTCGCGGTAATGCTTATTAGAGCACAAGAAGCCGGGCGCCCTTTTGGTGCTTGGTTCACACGTCGCATGTCTGTACTCTTTATTATAGGTATGGCGCACCTTATATTTCTATGGGGTGGCGATATTCTTCATGATTATGCCGTAGCAGGGATGTTATTACTTGGTTTTGTGTATCTATTACGTTGGCAAAAACTATCAAAATTCAACACGCCAACCGCTTTTGCCAAAACGGGTTTTAGCCTCATGTTGCTCCCCTTCGTTGTCGGAATAGTAGGCGGTATTGGCTATGGTGTATCGCATGACCACCAAAAAATTACTGACATATGGCAAGAAAATACCGAAATTGAATACCAAGTAAACCAACGTATTGAACAAGAAAAGTCCACAGGAAGTTTTTTGTTATCAAAAGACGCATATGAAGCATTAAATAAACAATCTGAAGGCGATGACGAGATAGAAAGCGACGCCACTGAAACTAGCGTCGAATCACTACAAGAAACAAATACACAAGCATCAGTGCAAGCCGCAGCTAATCCCAGTAAAGAGCAATCAAGCGCAGAGCGCATCGCAGAGAATATAGACCAGAAATTTGAGCGTAAACAAAAAAGCCATTACCGCTCAATGGAAGAAACGCGCATTTTCACTGAAGGTAATTACTGGCAAGCAACACAGCACCGTTGGGATAAAGCCTTACGAGCGCTAGGTAACACACCATTTTTTGCTCTGTTTGTTTGTCTACCCATTTTTATGGTGGGTTATTGGCTTGTTGCGAGCAAACGCATACAGCAGCATGAAAAGCATCAACGTTTTTTTAACACACTATGTTATGGTGGTTTATTCTTTGGTCTCGCATTAAACATTTCAGGTGTTTTCATTAGTCTGCATCCTGCAACTAAAGCCGCGCGAGAAATTCAAGCTGTCGGTGGGAATTTATTCTTTCTTGGTCAATACGTACTCTGTGCTGGTTATCTAGGCTTACTGGTTAAGATTCATCAAAAGGCTTGGTTCGAAAAAGTATTTTCTTGGTTAGCCCCCTTAGGAAAAATGGCATTGACTAACTACATTATGCATTCCGTTATCTTTACTACGCTTTTTTATGGTTATGGGGCAGGGTTGTTTGGCCAAATAGAACGTTCACAACAAATGCTCTTGGTCATTATCACTATTGCCTTACAAGCGATTATCAGTGCCTTATGGTTGAAGTATTTTACGTATGGTCCGCTAGAATGGTTATGGCGCTCCATGACCTATATGAAACGCCAACCAATGGTAAAATAACGACTAAAACATTAAGCGGTACTAGGTGGCAACAATTGTTGAAATTTAGTTACCGCTTGTGAATAACACGCTGATTCAGTGATCGCTGTTACCACAGCGATTGAATCTACACCCGTTTCCAATACTGCTCGCGCGTTATCAAGAGTAATACCGCCAATGGCGACCACAGGCACATGCTTTGCAATAGCAAGTATTTGTCTTAAGTTATCTAGACCTTGGATTTGTCCGGTCATATCTTTGGTTTTCGTTGGAAATATTGCGCCAATAGCCAAGTAAGAAGGACGGAGCTGTTGAGCCAACAAAAATTCATAACAACCATGCGTACTGATCCCTAAACGAATACCCGCGTTATGAATAGCCGCTAGGTCAGCTTCTAGTAAATCTTCTTGCCCTAAATGAACCCCATATGCACCATGCTTAATCGCAAGTTGCCAATGATCATTGATAAAAAGTCGCGTATGATAACGCGCACTCAAATTAACCGCTTCTGCGATTATTGCATTCAAAACATCTGATGATTTTTCTTTAATACGTAATTGAATAATCTCTAACCCTAGTGGCAAGAGTTTTTCCAACCACGCCAGCGAATCTACCACAGGATATAGCCCTAATGCTTGATCACCTTGTTGACTGCCGATTGAAGGAAATGCCGATAACTCTGTGTATCTATCGTTGATTAAAGATTCTATTTGAGGAAAGTATTCTGCATTAAGTTCGCCCAATGGCTGCTCAAATGCACCATAGTAATCAAGTTTACCTCGATTAACATGCATACCTTTATTAATAAATGCTTTTGTTAATGTAAAGGCATCGCGCAACAAATAACCATGGGCAATATATGACGCAAGCGCCATGGCAAAACTGCAACCACCACCATGAGTATAACGGGTGTTAATTCTAGGCGACTCAAGCTGATACCACCGATTTTCCCGTTGATCGAAAGCAACATCAACAACCGTTTCATTATCACTGTGGCCACCTTTAACAACGACAGTATTTTGGCCTCGCTCAGCAAGTGTACTTGCTAGTGTTTTTACTTCAGCGAATGGTGCATCAACTAAAGCTTTTGCTTCGTCAATATTGGGTGTGATGACATCAATAAAAGGCAAAAGTGCATGATAGTCTTTTGGTTCAAGCGCTGATAACTTCCCACCAACACTGGCAGTACCAACGGGATCTAACACGACGATCAGTGACGGATTTTCTAACTTTAATTCACCAATAAGTTTTTTAAGCCAATTAAGTTGTTCAATTGATACTAACAATCCAATTTTGAGCACACGTGGAGGTTTGTCGTTTTTAAGCACTTCAACTTGTTGAGCAAGTAGTGCAATATCAACAGGATTTATAGACAATAGTTTGGCCGCGTTTTGCACAGTATTCGCCGTAATAAGGTGACATACTTCAACATGTAAACTATGGCCTGTTTTAATATCTGCTGCGATACCGGCACCACCAGAACAATCAGCCCCCGCTATCGTCCAAATTATCGGTTTTATCATATTATTTGCCATGATGATGCCAAAAAGGTGTATCTAACGTAGGTGTACTTGGATGAGCCGTTTGTCTTTCTGCCATAATACCCGCGACATACGCTTGCTCTCCTGCCTGTAACGCCAATGCAAAAGCTTTCGCCATACATTCTGGGTTGTCAGCTAAAGCGACAGCCGAATTTAATAGTACACCGTCATAACCCATTTCTAAGGCCAAACAAGCATCGGAAGGTTTGCCTATGCCAGCATCTAGAATTAAAGTTGCATTAGGCAGCCTGTATCGAATTGTTTCAAGGTTGTAAGGGTTCATTAGCCCTTTTCCCGTACCGATTGGCGATGCCCAAGGCATAATAACTTGGCATCCTAAATCGTATAAACGTTGGCATAACACTAAATCATCGGTGCAATAGGGTAAAACGTGAAAACCATCAGCAATCAGTTGTTCTGCCGCCACTAGCAGTTCAATGGCATCTGGTTGCAAATTATAATCATCTCCTATCACTTCAAGTTTAATCCAATTGGTGGCAAAGATTTCCCTGCTCATTTTTGCCAAAGTAACAGCCTCTTTCGCCGACTTACAGCCTGCGGTATTTGGTAACAAATGACCTTGATTTTCCTGCACAATTTCTTGTATATATTGCCATATTTTTTCACCATGAAGCGCCTGTGGATTCTGCCTTTTCAAGGATAATGTAACGACTTGAGCTTCACTGGCAATAATCGCCTTTTTCATTATTTCAGGTGATGGGTATAACGCACTTCCGATCAATAAACGACTGTTAAGCTGTTGTCCATAAATGGATAAAGACATATTTACCCCCCTTGAATAGGAAACAACACATCTAACGCATCATTATGAGTAAGATACGTTTGTGCATAGTCCGATTTGGCGACAAAATCACAGTTCAATGCCACAGCAAAACTGTGCTTTTTTTGTGTTTCAGATAAGTAATACTGAAGTGCATCTGTAATCGTGCTCTGATTTGTTAAGGTAACGGCTTGGCCATTAATGTATATATTCATGATGTAGTTGAACCGGAAGTAAATGTT containing:
- a CDS encoding paraquat-inducible protein A, with the protein product MNKTALSLGFGSCPRCQKVNKMHNERQQCSRCHYWFHARKPNSIQKTMAWTITALVLFVPANLYPMMVLNTLGKTESSTILQGISAFVQVGHYPIAIIIFIASFIIPLGKIIGLFILIYNVKHKTNINLKRQSHLFHIVEKIGPWSMLDVFVVVVMASVVNLGFLSNIEVAIGASYFALMVIATLMAANSFDPRLLWDNKPLTKEQVYEQ
- a CDS encoding thiazole synthase, which produces MSLSIYGQQLNSRLLIGSALYPSPEIMKKAIIASEAQVVTLSLKRQNPQALHGEKIWQYIQEIVQENQGHLLPNTAGCKSAKEAVTLAKMSREIFATNWIKLEVIGDDYNLQPDAIELLVAAEQLIADGFHVLPYCTDDLVLCQRLYDLGCQVIMPWASPIGTGKGLMNPYNLETIRYRLPNATLILDAGIGKPSDACLALEMGYDGVLLNSAVALADNPECMAKAFALALQAGEQAYVAGIMAERQTAHPSTPTLDTPFWHHHGK
- a CDS encoding DUF418 domain-containing protein, whose amino-acid sequence is MMNTTQAGLTPIKNPQRIHMLDVIRGFALIGILFMNIEWFNRPDTDLLQFDYNQTGLDYGASWLVKVFVEGKFYKLFSLLFGMGFAVMLIRAQEAGRPFGAWFTRRMSVLFIIGMAHLIFLWGGDILHDYAVAGMLLLGFVYLLRWQKLSKFNTPTAFAKTGFSLMLLPFVVGIVGGIGYGVSHDHQKITDIWQENTEIEYQVNQRIEQEKSTGSFLLSKDAYEALNKQSEGDDEIESDATETSVESLQETNTQASVQAAANPSKEQSSAERIAENIDQKFERKQKSHYRSMEETRIFTEGNYWQATQHRWDKALRALGNTPFFALFVCLPIFMVGYWLVASKRIQQHEKHQRFFNTLCYGGLFFGLALNISGVFISLHPATKAAREIQAVGGNLFFLGQYVLCAGYLGLLVKIHQKAWFEKVFSWLAPLGKMALTNYIMHSVIFTTLFYGYGAGLFGQIERSQQMLLVIITIALQAIISALWLKYFTYGPLEWLWRSMTYMKRQPMVK
- a CDS encoding PqiB family protein; the protein is MSNKEHRPLDAIISPKEGVSAVWLVPVIALLFGAWLLIKAVYERGVYITVQFNNASGIVVGKTEVRYKGLPIGVVRQVEVTDDLQSLLVKIEMVSSSEELLTNNTKFWYVTADVSFQGVTGLDTLLSGSYIRVQPDLEHRGNPSRFFVALNEAPELEKSTPGLHLTLKTQSLGSINKNSPVTFKQIPVGNVSGVQYNIDDGTVDISVFIKPEHAYLVKENSIFWNASGFEFTGSLTSGIKVKTESIGTIISGGIAFDDPKFSTPLPPAKSGDEFVLHPDFQTAEMGHEITLMLDWDTGIDRGALIEYQGLTLGVIDAFSKIDPKTRKITALAKVSPRVVPYLTSDSQFYTVTPEFDLGGVTNLHTLLKGPHLSLRPSLKGEPQTTFNVYAHRPAYTYDEPGLHLMLTTNKMSSLKVGTNIYFKKQVVGSIQAIENKTSEEVLVHIHIKEKYKQYVTSNTRFWNTSGIKVTAGIQGLALKANSLQSILAGGISFGTLTKGSTQPVKNGDVFPLLANRKIAKQSLPITLSVNDIKGVKMGTRVIYRGHVIGSVHSIAHGQEYHQLAIGLLPEFDYLLKSSTKFWLVDPKLSLSGITDTDALFGGNYIAVAEGKGEVTNKFVLHLNPPALDTSARGLQLTLISSTGTRLVPGNPIDYKGIEVGRIDSLALSEAGDETRISISIYEQYQHLINHHTRFYSASGLTITTSLTGFALNAESAETILRGGLSFYNPKSDAQPITQEGERFTLFSDFDEAKMAGKAIKIKFARITGLKPGLSIKFHQQKIGTISYVDFASQTQGAIAYGYLNDYGKKFAVEGSRFYYEEAKLGLVGNKHIGAALQGGFIAVSPGNGPPKADFIATNSPPAITALPFGLNITLVANSLGSVRVGNPVLYKQVPVGSVIGIDLAESADKVNIYVNIEKRYRTLVTSETQFWNTSGFNMEAGLFAGVTIESESLETIMSGGIAFATPKPSTKSNQVLPPTFKLHQSMKKEWRSWSPKIELISH
- the thiE gene encoding thiamine phosphate synthase, whose amino-acid sequence is MANNMIKPIIWTIAGADCSGGAGIAADIKTGHSLHVEVCHLITANTVQNAAKLLSINPVDIALLAQQVEVLKNDKPPRVLKIGLLVSIEQLNWLKKLIGELKLENPSLIVVLDPVGTASVGGKLSALEPKDYHALLPFIDVITPNIDEAKALVDAPFAEVKTLASTLAERGQNTVVVKGGHSDNETVVDVAFDQRENRWYQLESPRINTRYTHGGGCSFAMALASYIAHGYLLRDAFTLTKAFINKGMHVNRGKLDYYGAFEQPLGELNAEYFPQIESLINDRYTELSAFPSIGSQQGDQALGLYPVVDSLAWLEKLLPLGLEIIQLRIKEKSSDVLNAIIAEAVNLSARYHTRLFINDHWQLAIKHGAYGVHLGQEDLLEADLAAIHNAGIRLGISTHGCYEFLLAQQLRPSYLAIGAIFPTKTKDMTGQIQGLDNLRQILAIAKHVPVVAIGGITLDNARAVLETGVDSIAVVTAITESACYSQAVTKFQQLLPPSTA
- the thiS gene encoding sulfur carrier protein ThiS, with translation MNIYINGQAVTLTNQSTITDALQYYLSETQKKHSFAVALNCDFVAKSDYAQTYLTHNDALDVLFPIQGG